From Camelina sativa cultivar DH55 chromosome 20, Cs, whole genome shotgun sequence, the proteins below share one genomic window:
- the LOC104769136 gene encoding 40S ribosomal protein S15-3, giving the protein MADPEVAAAGIVKKRTFKKFSFRGVDLDALLDMSTDDLVKLFPSRIRRRFSRGLTRKPMALIKKLRKAKIEAPAGEKPAAVRTHLRNMVIVPEMIGSVIGVYNGKTFNQVEIKPEMIGHYLAEFSISYKPVKHGRPGVGATNSSRFIPLK; this is encoded by the exons ATG gcGGATCCAGAGGTTGCTGCGGCTGGAATTGTGAAAAAGAGAACGTTCAAAAAGTTCTCATTCAGAGGAGTCGATCTTGATGCTCTTCTCGACATGTCTACCGATGATCTTGTCAAGCTCTTCCCTTCCCGTATTCGTAGAAG GTTCTCAAGAGGATTGACGAGGAAGCCTATGGCTTTAATCAAGAAGTTGCGCAAAGCG AAAATTGAAGCACCAGCAGGTGAGAAGCCAGCAGCAGTGAGAACCCACCTAAGGAACATGGTCATTGTCCCTGAAATGATTGGAAGCGTCATCGGTGTTTACAACGGAAAGACCTTTAACCAAGTTGAAATCAAACCGGAGATGATTGGACATTACTTGGCTGAGTTCTCTATCTCATATAAGCCGGTTAAGCATGGTAGGCCTGGTGTTGGTGCTACCAATTCCTCCAGGTTTATCCCTCTCAAGTGA